The genomic region GCGACGCAAAGAGGGTATAGCGCAGCCCGTCGATGAGGTCGGTGCGGGGGCGCAGGCGCAGGGTCTTTCGGGTCATGCGGTAGTCGATGCGGCCGCTGGTGCTGAGCCCGCCGGAGCGCACCGAGAGCGCGCTGTAAGAATTGAAAGTGGCCGGGTCGAGGTAGGCGTTGAAGCGCACCTCGATGGTGGGGCGCGTGGCGATGGTCTGGGCCGGGGCGACCTCGACCACGCGCAGCCAGTCGTCGAGAGGGGCGGGCTGCGGGATGGGCTCCCCCTCGGCATCGGTGGGCGGCGGCGGATCGATGGGGCCGCAGCCCGCGGTGAGCCCGCAGAGCAGGCAGAGGAAGATGGCTCTGCGCGTGGTCTTCGCGGAGGTCGTCCCACGCAGAATGATGTCAGCGGTCGGCGGCACGGGGGATCTTCAGGCTGAGGAGGGTGGTCAGGACGCCGGCGCCCAGCGAGATCGTGGAGGCGACGCCCAGGGGAGTGACGCGAGCGTGGTCGGTTAAGAAGAGCAGGGTGGCCGGTGGTGCGACGAGCACCAGCGCCCCGAGCAGCGCGTAGCGTCGGCTGGCCAGGGTGGTGCGCGAGAGGGCCTCGGGCAAGAGCGTGAAGAGCAGGGCGACGAAGATCAAGCCGGCGGCGATCATGCGGGCGGGCTGGATGCCGAGGAAGGCCAGCAGCGGGTCGGCGCCGAGAAGTTGCAGCGTGGACGCCGGGGCCACAAGCAGGGGAATGACGAGCGTTGCGGCGGTGGCGGTGGCCACGCGCTCTGCCGGAAATGGGGAGGTCGAAGAGGCGCGCGAGAGCTTCTTAGCAGCGCCCACCCCGAGCCCCACAAGTGCGACCAGCGCCAGTACGGTGCAGAGCAGGTACGCCAGCGCCACAAAGCCCCCCGGGGTGTAGGCGCCCATGGCGTAAGGCCAGTCGCTCCACAGCGCGAAGCCTGGCCCGGGGAGATCACTGCGGCCGGCAAGCTCGCGCAGCGCCGTCGCGCTGGGTTCGGCGTGCGCGGGCATATCGGAGAGCCACTCCGAGCGCCAGGTCAGGTCCTGGCGGGCCAGAAGGCGCGCGCCCAGAAGAAGGCTCAGCGCGCCGGCCCAGATGAGGATCAGCCCGGGCGCTCGCGCCAGCGTGAACGAGGGTGCTGCGGCGCGAACGCGCCAGACTTCGGCCGCCCGGGAGAGACGCAGCGCAACGCCGGCCCCGACCAGCGGGGCGAGTGTCAGCGCTGCGCTCATGACCGGAGCCCAACCCACCTCGGGAGGCAGCGCCAGCGCCAGCGCTCCGGCCGCTGCTCCGCTCGCCGCGCTGGCGAGGAGCGCGCGATCGCGGCGATGCGCAAAGAGGCGCAGCGCAAGCAGTAAAAAGAGGGCGGTGGGCGCAAGAGACAGCGCGCGCCAGAGGTGAACCTCGCTCAGCCCGAAGGGAAGGCCCGCGGCCACAAAAATGGCGGTGGCCACCAGGGCGCGCGTCGCCGCGGCTCCCAACGCCAGCGGGGCCGCTGGCGAGTCCGGCCGGCTCAGCACCACCGCCAGCGCCACCAGGGGCCAGAAGAGCGGGGCGCTTCGGGCCTGATCGGTGGCCAGCGCAATGAACTCCGCGGGCGCCGCATGGCCGACCCGCGCAAGACCCGCCAGCTCCAGAAGCACGGGCAGGGCAAAGGAGAGCGTCAACGCCAGCGCGCCCGCCCAACGCGCGGGCTTGAGGATTTCATGAGGGCTCGTCGCGGCGTTGTTCACGGCATCACTGCAAGCGGCGTCGATTCGAGGGAGGCATCTGGCGAGTTGGGGGTGTCGCGAAGATGAGTCTGGGACATGTCGGATCGGGGCGCAAGCACCCGCGCTGCGCACAGGATGTTGCGTTTGTTGATGCAACATTTAGCGAAAATTCGCTTGGTAATAACCGGAAACTCCGTATATTGCGGCAGTTAAGAGCCTTTGAGCGATGTGGGTAGATGGCCCGCGTGCGGAGCCCGCGCCCCACACGCTCGCTGAAGGTGTCGGCAGAGTGATTGTCAGCTCTCGAATCGAGGGTTCTGCCGGGAAGTGGATGAGATGTCGGTTGTAAATGCCGTATTATAAGGAGTCTGTCGTTATGTCGCTTCGACGTATGTTCGCGTTGTTCTCTGTCGCCGCTTTGATCGCGTTGAGCTCGGTGGCCTGTCGCCCTGATTTCCCTAACTGCAAGACCGATAACCACTGCGCCGACAGTGAGGCCGGCCAAGCCGAGGGTCGTCTCTACTGCGTCAACGGCCTCTGCCAGCAGTGCCGCACCACCGAAGACTGCGGTGACGCCGGCATGGAATGCCGCGCCGGTGTCTGCGAAGAGATCCCGGGCTACTGCGTCGGCACCGGCGACTGCCCCGGCAACCAGGTCTGCCGCGACAACCGCTGCGGCCCGGAGTGCCTGGGTAACGACGACTGCGAAGAGGGCTACATCTGCGAAGGCGGCTCGTGTGTGGTGGAGCCGGAGTGCTCCGAAGACGCCGACTGTGGTGAAGGCATGCGCTGCCGCCGCGGCACCTGCGAAGAAGCCCCGGTGCAGGTCTGCCAGCTCGAGACGGTTCTCTTCTCTTATGACAGCTCCAACCTCACCGATGAGGCGCGCAGCGCGCTTCAGCGCAACGCCTCCTGCATCCAGGAG from Lujinxingia vulgaris harbors:
- a CDS encoding Ig-like domain-containing protein; this encodes MPPTADIILRGTTSAKTTRRAIFLCLLCGLTAGCGPIDPPPPTDAEGEPIPQPAPLDDWLRVVEVAPAQTIATRPTIEVRFNAYLDPATFNSYSALSVRSGGLSTSGRIDYRMTRKTLRLRPRTDLIDGLRYTLFASPNLRSVTGAPLFPNTPAPERFTDATLPASPPLDRPPVTWSDIAPLFEHSCNGCHNDPTWQLPELTPETLRQTRSTQVDAPLLMPFEPASSYLMHKILPDYPRRRFTVQPPPYSDAPPLSLDEIERIEDWIAQGAR
- a CDS encoding OmpA family protein, with amino-acid sequence MSLRRMFALFSVAALIALSSVACRPDFPNCKTDNHCADSEAGQAEGRLYCVNGLCQQCRTTEDCGDAGMECRAGVCEEIPGYCVGTGDCPGNQVCRDNRCGPECLGNDDCEEGYICEGGSCVVEPECSEDADCGEGMRCRRGTCEEAPVQVCQLETVLFSYDSSNLTDEARSALQRNASCIQERGISVQIEGHADERGTSEYNIALSERRARSVRSYLTSLGVNGSNVTTVGYGDSRPVRVCQEDGPESCHRANRRADFNVR